DNA from Oncorhynchus masou masou isolate Uvic2021 chromosome 5, UVic_Omas_1.1, whole genome shotgun sequence:
GCCACTGAGCTTTGAGCTCAAGCTAGCAAGAAGAAGAATAAAAAAACAAGAACCATGACTTTTGCCAGTTGAAAGATAATGCTGTGCTTATCTGTGATGTTGTACAAAACCATTTGAGTCAATAATTCATTTTGTGGTCTTTCATTGATAAACTGACTCGCAAAGTCATTTGACTAAGTTTCTGATAAGGGCTGGGTTTAGTTCATTTGTAACCATCTGCAAACATACTCCAAGTGTTCCTGTTTATGACCTGTTGCTACAGTGGTTTACTTCTGTCTGCAATGCTGGAAGGGCTGATGGTGAAACAGGCagtaagaaaatatatatatatatatttgatcgGAGTTCATCGCTTGATTAGCAAAGCTACTCTGACTGCCACCAAAAAGTGCTGTGAACTTGCTCTCATGTCGGGGGTTGTTGTTGGACAGCCCACGTGTCCCAGAGCCTATGGGCTGTGCCAGAGACAGGGGGAACATGAGATGTGCTCACTCAATTCATCCATATTTATAAAAGGAGACATAAGTTGCTGTTCAGAAGTTGGAACTAGAGGTGCATTTCCACTGTAGAACCGCAATGACAAACATTTTGTGACAATTGTGcctttgtttgtggcactattGGTTTTCTTGGTCTGTTATCTTGACAGGACCATACTATTCCCTTAAAGCCTGTAAGATACATATTGAAAGCAAATGTAAACAATAGAGCAAATGGTAAATGGCACTTGAGAGTGCTCGAGTaatgacacacacaacacacagagccGGAGTTGAAAAATGACCATGTAATCGCAGAGAGCATACACATTCAAACTGACATATTGGTAGTCTACAATCAAACCAATGTATTTCATATTCAATGTTTTgagatttaaaaaatacaaactACACTTTCATCAAAATGGCATAAACAGTATATAAACGGTTCATTCTGAACATCACAGAACTACATACACTTcatattcatatatttttttaatgtttaaaaaaaatatattttttaccaggcaagttaattaagaaaaaaaaatcttatttacaatgatgacttctctcctgtgtttaaaggcatctctactgtgtgtaaaggcttctctactgtgtgtgttctgttatgtGATTTCAGGTAATCTAACCGGTTAAAATTCTTTCCGCacagggagcagtggtaaggcttctctccggtGTGTATTCTCTTATGTTTTTTCAGACAACTTGATTGAGAAAAACTCTTTCCACAAACGGAGCATTGATAAGGCTTCTCCCCCGTGTGCGTTCTTGTGTGGGATTTCAGGTGGGTTGactgggtaaaactctttccgcACAGGGAGCAGAGGAAAAGCTTCTCTCCAGGTTTTTCTCCTGTATGTATTTTTTCATGCTCTTTCAGGTACTTTGCCAAGGAAAATctttttccacactgggagcaatgGTAGGGCTTTTCTTCTGTGTGTGTCTTCTCATGCTGTTTTAGGATCCCTAACTTGGTAAATCGCTTTTCACACTGAGAGCAGTGGAAAGGTTTTTCTCCCGTGTGCACTATTTTATGTTCTTTCAGATGTGCTAACCGGGTAAAAGCCTTTTCACACTGAGAGCATTGGTAAGGCTTCTCGCCTGTGTGTATTATTTGATGTTGTTTTAGATTCTGTAACCAGGTAAAACACtgtccacactgggagcatttgtgaggcttctctcctgtatgtatcctCTCATGTTTCTTTAGGTCCCCTAACTGGTTAAAGCTCTTTCCACAGTAGGAACAGTGATGTCGTCTTACTGGTTCGGAAGTCTCTGGCTCTGGTTCCTCTgctgagtctggtctctctgcTGTCAAAGACAGAGTGTATATTTACAGTGGAACTGAACGCATTTTAACTaatttgcagatatgaaacaaacaagaCAATCATAAATCAGTCAAAATTAtaaaattcccagtttatgctacgaaaccaactttataagagggttttaaaaataggttatatttgactcaacattccatgacaaacactaaggcattgttggcagaatagatggttACAGTTCAATGCATGaataatataattcaccaatacatttcttagTAGTCCAAAAAAATATTGCTCTCAGGTTGTAAATTACAGCTGGCTTGGTACATTGTTtactgcctccattcaggatgcactgtatcagtttcaatgactcaagATTTTGGACAAAAACAGACAaatgtaactaaggctgggaatgtcaatacaatcagactagcaagggcaatgatcacgAGGCAGTCATaatgtggctaataggctagcattTCTATTTAGGTAGCAAGCTAAAAACATGGAGCTGAACACGAGCTAGCTGACAGGAGGATGTGatgtcattggaggagtgggtgagtgaccAAGTTTTTTTCCGTATTGTTTTTTGGTGGCtacacagctagagatgcaggtgtcatttggttagcgaGCAAGAACGACTGTTATCCAGTTAGCATATATCTCTTGGGTTTGCAAATTCACTAtggctatctactccaatttcagagcactctcgtctgactaccagagcacagaataactgatgaatttacgaacgcgaAATACCTGTTGAatgaatatacactgctcaaaaaaaataaggggaacactaaaataacacatcctagatctgaatgaaatattcttattaaatacttttttctttacatagttgaatgtgctgacaacaaaatcacccaaaaatcaatggaaatcaaatttatcaacccatggaggtctggatttggagtcacactcaaaattaaaagtggaaaaccacactacaggctgatccaactttgatgtaatgtccttaaaacaagtcaaaatgaggctcagtagtgtgtgtggcctccacgtgcctgtatgacccctctacaacgcctgggcatgctcctgatgaggtggcggatggtctcctgagggttctcctcccagacctggactaaagcatccgccaactcctggacagtctgtgatgcaacgtggcgttggtggatggagcgagacatgatgtcccagatgtgctcaattagattcaggtctggggaacgggcgggccagtccatagcaacaataccttcctcttgcaggaactgctgacacactccagccacatgaggtctagcattgtcttgcattaggaggaacccagggccaaccgcaccagcatatggtctcacaaggggtctgaggatctcatctcggtacctaatggcagtcaggttacctctggcgagcacacactgtgcggccccccaaagaaatgccaccccacaccatcactgacccaccgccaaaccggtcatgctggaggatgttgcaggcagcagaacgttctccacggcgtctccagactgtcacgtctgtcacatgtgctcagtgtgaacctgctttcatctatgaagagcacagggcaccagtggcaaaTGCCAAAAGTCCAcatgtgggggttgtgcttacagcccaacaccgtgcaggatgtcgggccctcataccaccctcatggagtctgtttctgaccgtttgagcagacttatgcacatttgtggcctgctggaagtcattttgcagggctctggcagtgctcctcctgctcctccttgcacaaaaggcggaggtagcggtcctgctgctgtgttgttgccctcctacggcctcctccacgtctcctgatgtactggcctgtctcctggtagcgcctccatgctctggacactacgctgacagacacagcaaaccttcttgccacagctcgcattgatgtaccatcctggatgagctgcactacctgagccacttgtgtgggttgtagactccgtcttatgctaccactagagtgaacgcaccgccagcattcaaaagtgaccaaaacatcagccaggaagcataggaactgagaagtggtctgtggttatcacctgcagaaccactcctttattgggggtgtcttgctaattgcctataatttccacctgttgtctattccatttgcacaacagcatgtgcaatttattgtcagttagtgttgcttcctaagtggacagtttgatttcacagaagtgtgattgacttggagttacattggtTTGTTTacatgttccctttattttttggggcagtgtatatattttttgtaattaattaattgaacctttatttaactaggaaaggcagttaagaacacatttcatttacaatggcggcctaccaaacccggacaacgctgagccaattgtatgccgccttatgggactcccaatcaaggccggatgtgatacagcctggattcgaaccagggactgtagtgactcctctagcactgagatgcagtgccttagactgctgtgtccatgtgtgttaactatttaactagaACTACTAGAATGATTAAAAGTCCGCTAAAATTCCGCTAAAAgtcctacagcacccgatgtcacaggaaggcaaaaaagatcaaggaaaacaaccacccgagccactgcctgccaCTGCCTGTTgtccccgctaccatccagaaggtgaagtcagtacaggtgcatcaaagctgggaccgagagactgaaaaccagcttccatctcaaggccatcagactgttaaacggcCATCACTAACACATTACGAGCAcggagaggctgctgcctagatACGGACTTGAAATCATTGCCCACTGTAATGTGGAACATTTGTCACTttagggtagtctagtggttagagcgttggactagtaaccggaaggttgcaagttcaaatccctgagctgacaaggtacaaatttgtcgttctgcccctgaacaggcagttaacccactgttcctaggccgtcattgaaaataagatttaaaaaaaaaaaaaacattaattacttgcctggttaaaaaaatgtttaaaaaaataataataataataattccactttcaatgtttacatatcttgcattactcatttcatatgtatatactgtattctgtagTCTtttgcatcttagcctatgcgctctgacatcgctcatccatatatttatatattctcaaaatcaaatcaaatttatttgtcacatacacatggttagcagatattaatgcgtgtgtagcgaaatgcttgtgcttctagttctgacaatgcagtaattaccaacgagtaatctaacctaacaattccaaaactactaccttatacacacaagtgtaaagggataaataatatgtacataaagatatatgaatgagtgatggtacagaacggcataagcaagatacagtagatggtatcgagtacagtatatacatatgagatgagtaatgtagggtatgtaaacaaagtggcatagtttaaagtggctagtgatacatgtattacataaagatgcagtagatgatagagtacagtatatacatatgagattaataatgtagggtatgtaaacattatatagtCCATTATTCCTTTacttgtgtgtgtattaggtatttgttgtgaaattgttagatattgctgcactgtcagaactagaagcacaagcattttgctacaataacatctgctaaccatatgtatgtgaccaatagactTTTTTTCGTAAGTGGACGTGCAGGATCTTGCAGGGATTTCTAGTCTTGCAGAATGTCGATTAGCATTTTCGAATTTGAGAGTAAAATAAAgatgaatatattgataaaagtcaccttgtccgagataACATTAAACTGtcatcaaaacgtcacgccagggtaaggcTACACAATAGATGGCACTTATTTTAAGCATTTCTAAAATTCCCTATGGGGAAAATGTATGGCGGAATAACTAATGGAAGCATTTCCCTgcttgaccgctaggttttatgggtattatgacactcCCACTGTGGGGCCCGATACCTATCGTGGACATTGCCATTGGATGCACCGAGTCGCCTTAGTAGATATGCCATGTAGCCATGTTAGAAAACGGAAGGGTGTGTTGTAATTCACACGTCAGTTAGGCTGATAGTTTGCTTTAAAAAAGTTGTAAACAAACACGTTATAGTTTTAGAACCTGCTTAaactattatttttattatttggaTGCTTAGTCCTTGTATTCATAGCTATTTTATGGATTTGACAGTTGTTACATATCGGTGTCTCCAGCACCCAACCTTTTGCTGTTCACCAAAACGAGTGtcatggcagccattttgttgttgttttctgaATCACGGATTGCCACTTCAAAAATCCACATCAGTTCAACAATTGGCAGTTTGTACTCCTGTTTTTAAGATGGTAACGTTactcactggtgttaatcagatctccAGTCTCATAATCTCCTTCCTCGTCCTCCTCTTTCATTGTGACAGTAATCTCTTCCTGATCCTCAGCTTTCACTCTGGAAGCTTCTTCATCGCCTTTCACTGTGAcgtccttctcttcctcctcttctttcacgaCAATATTAAGCCACAGACCCTGTTTCTCAGTCCAGCAGACGTCCTCTTCTTTTACAGGGGGAGAGTAGTTTAGTGAGCTCATGGTCCAGAATGTTATTAAGAAAGCCAACTTAGATAGTTAGCATAAGCTACTGGCCTAATGCTAATTGAACCAGTTAGCTACCCGACAACGTAAATATGAAGCTGGGATGGGTAACGAGTAGATACGACAGACGTGTGTTTAAAACACAGTGATTAATATACACCGAAAACGCCTAAATAGCTCAAAGATTTTCGTATTTTTTGGCAAGCAAGCTATCTAAGTGACTGAATAGCTGTCGTTGTCGAAGAGGTgtcccgtccactagattatacgtcacgtCACACTCCGGCAGCATTGCTTGTAAAACTCatatcgccatctgctgactggagtagGTAACACAGTtattatttttcatttatttcatttgcgttaacacaggcagcccaattctgcaTTTTTTTCCCACTAATTAGTCTTTTGATATTTTCAAATCAGATATTTTTcatatctgattggtcaaaatacgcAACTTCTCCTACATGGTgtaatcatgtaaatgtacagtacaggtcagacacacctactcattcaaggagttttctttatttttatttgtactattttctattattcttgtagaataatagtgaagatatcaaaactatgaaataacacatatggaaacatgtatttaccaaaaaagtgttaaacaaatcaaaatatattttatatttgagattcttaaaaagTTGCCTTGAttatagctttgcacactcttcacattctctcaaccagcttcatgaggaatgcctttccaagagtcttgaaggagttcccacatatgctgagcacttgttggctgctcttccttcactctgcagtccaactcatcccaaaccatctcaattgggttgaggttgggggattgtgtatgccaggtcatctgatgcagcattccaacaatctccttcttggtcaaatagcccttacatagcctgaaggtgtgtttggcgtcattgtcctgttgaaaaacaaatgatagtcccactaagctcaaaccagatgggatggcatatcgctgcagactgctgaggtagcaatgctggttaactgtgccttgaattctaaataaatcactgacagtgtcacctgcaaagcacgcccacaccatcacacctcctccatgcttcacggtgggaaccacacatgcggagatcatccgttcacctactatgCATCTTACTAAGACATGGctgtctcaaatttggactcatcagaccaaagtacagatttccactgttccaataccaattgcttgtgtttcttcacccaagcaagtctcttcttcttattggtgtcctttagtagtggtttctttgcagcaatttgaccatgcaggcctgattcactcagtctcctctgaacagttgatgttgagatgtgtctgttacttgaactatgtgaagcatttatttgggctgcaatttctgaggctggtaactctaatgaatttatactctgcaacagaggtaactctgggtccttTTCTATGGCTGTCCTCATGAaagtcagtttcatcataccacaacagaggtaactctgggtcctttcctgtggctgtcctcatgaaaGTCAGTATCATCATAGAGCTTGAAATTCCACatattaacttttaaaaaggAAAActggttaattgaaatgcattccaggtgacaacctcatgaagctggttgagagaatgcgaagagtgtgcaaagctgtaatcaaggcaaagggtagctacttggaagaatctcaaatataaaatatattttgatttgtttttttttggttactacatgtttccatatgtgttatttcctagttttgatatcttcactattgttctacaatgtagaaaatagttttaaataataaaataaaaacttgaatgagtaggtgtgtccaaacctttgactggtactgtatataatgaacagacgaGGTCTATACTACTCCTgtatggtgtaacaatacatcatgtagatgcaTATAATAAACAGACtcggtctatactgctcctacatggtgtaacaatacatcatgtagatgtatataatgaacagactaggtctatactgctcctacatggtgtaacaatacatcatgtagatgtatataatgaacagacgaggtctatactgctcctgcATGGTGTagcaatacatcatgtagatgtatataatgaacagactaggtctatactgctcctacatggtgtaacaatacatcatttttttatatacagtgccttgcgaaagtattcggcccccttgaactttgtgaccttttgccacatttcaggcttcaaacataaagatataaaactgtatttttttgtgaagaatcaacaacaagtgggacacaatcatgaagtggaacgacatttattggatatttcaaacttttttaacaaatcaaaaactgaaaaattgggcgtgcaaaattattcagcccccttaagttaatactttgtagcgccaccttttgctgcgattacagctgtaagtcgcttggggtatgtctctatcagttttgcacatcgagagactgacattttttcccattcctccttgcaaaacagctcgagctcagtgaggttggatggagagcatttgtgaacagcagttttcagttctttccacagattctcgattggattcaggtctggactttgacttggccattctaacacctggatatgtttatttttgaaccattccattgtagattttgctttatgttttggatcattgtcttgttggaagacaaatctccgtcccagtctcaggtcttttgcagactccatcaggttttcttccagaatggccctgtatttggctccatccatcttcccatcaattttaaccatcttccctgtccctgctgaagaaaagcaggcccaaaccatgatgctgccaccaccatgtttgacagtggggatagagtgttcagggtgatgggctgtgttgcttttacgccaaacataacattttgcattgttgccaaaaagttcacttggctacatagctgatgcctgctggactgtccattaatcacggtactccattctgcttgtttatgtttttatctgtcggcccaagccgcactcaggctctgtgtgcagttaatccgaccctctctgtcaacgccattttacctgctgttgttgtgctagctgattagctgttgtctcacctactgttgtAGCTAGCTCTCCTAATTAACACATGCGATTACTGTATGCCTTGCTGTaagtctctctcaaatgtcaatatgccttgtatactgttgttcaggttagttatcattgttttagtttacaatggagcccctagttccactcttcatacccctgatacctcctttgtcccacctcccacacatgcgttGACCTCatccattacaaccagcatgtccagagatacaacctctcttatcatcacccagtgcctgggcttacctccattgtacccgcaccccaccatacccgtctgcgcattatgccctgaatatattctaccatgcccagaaatctgctccttttattctttgtgctctaggcgaccagttttgatagcctttagccgcaccctcatactactcctcctctgttccgcgggtgatgtggaggtaaactcaggccctgcatgtccccaggcaccctcatttgttgacttctgtgatcgaaaaagccttggtttcatgcttgtcaacatcagaagcctcctccctaagtttgttttactcactgctttagcacactctgctaatcctgatgtccttgccgtgtctgaatcctggctcaggaaggccaccaaaaattctgagatttccatacccaactataacattttccgtcaagatagaactgccaaaggggaaggagttgcagtctactgcagagatagcctgcaaagtaatgtcatactttccaggtccatacccaaacagtttgaactactaattttaaaaatgactccctccagaaataagtctctacTGTTTCTACCATGCtccccagaaatctgctcctttttattctttgtccccaaacTGGGATCTTAAcaggcagtcctacaatctaaccagttttgatagcctttaaatctgtaaacaagggcaccctcatactACAAATACTccactgtcttcaaccaggatctcaggcCTCATTGCATGTATTCTAATCGACATGGCATCACTGGGTAAAACATCCTGTGAGCAGggatatcctggaaggatattgaccttatcccgtcagttgagaatgcctggtcattctttaaaagtaacttcctcaccattgtAGATAAGCATGTTCCGTTCAAAAAAtacagaactaagaacagatatagcccttggttcaatccagacctgactgccctcgaccagcacaaaaacatcctgtggcggactgcaatagcatcgaatagtccccgcgatatgcaactgttcagggaagtcaggaaccaatacacgcagtcagtcaggaaagcaaaggccagcttcttcaggcagaaatttgcatcctgtagctccaactccaaaaggttctgggacactattaagtccatggagaacaagagcacctcctcccagctgcccactgctctgaggctaggtaacacggtcaccactgataaatccatgacttcaacaagcatttctcaacggctcgcca
Protein-coding regions in this window:
- the LOC135532663 gene encoding zinc finger protein 501-like isoform X1, translating into MSSLNYSPPVKEEDVCWTEKQGLWLNIVVKEEEEEKDVTVKGDEEASRVKAEDQEEITVTMKEEDEEGDYETGDLINTTERPDSAEEPEPETSEPVRRHHCSYCGKSFNQLGDLKKHERIHTGEKPHKCSQCGQCFTWLQNLKQHQIIHTGEKPYQCSQCEKAFTRLAHLKEHKIVHTGEKPFHCSQCEKRFTKLGILKQHEKTHTEEKPYHCSQCGKRFSLAKYLKEHEKIHTGEKPGEKLFLCSLCGKSFTQSTHLKSHTRTHTGEKPYQCSVCGKSFSQSSCLKKHKRIHTGEKPYHCSLCGKNFNRLDYLKSHNRTHTVEKPLHTVEMPLNTGEKSSL
- the LOC135532663 gene encoding zinc finger protein 501-like isoform X2, which gives rise to MSSLNYSPPVKEEDVCWTEKQGLWLNIVVKEEEEEKDVTVKGDEEASRVKAEDQEEITVTMKEEDEEGDYETGDLINTKRPDSAEEPEPETSEPVRRHHCSYCGKSFNQLGDLKKHERIHTGEKPHKCSQCGQCFTWLQNLKQHQIIHTGEKPYQCSQCEKAFTRLAHLKEHKIVHTGEKPFHCSQCEKRFTKLGILKQHEKTHTEEKPYHCSQCGKRFSLAKYLKEHEKIHTGEKPGEKLFLCSLCGKSFTQSTHLKSHTRTHTGEKPYQCSVCGKSFSQSSCLKKHKRIHTGEKPYHCSLCGKNFNRLDYLKSHNRTHTVEKPLHTVEMPLNTGEKSSL